One segment of Paenibacillus sp. FSL R7-0337 DNA contains the following:
- a CDS encoding AraC family transcriptional regulator, translating to MLPFSLIEMPRDLSAFPLYPYSVGRHIQYHHVRPAGFPVHQIFLIRSGSGRFRDLEDGTETVLQPGMAYAFPPDRGHEYYPLSHEPWHVGFIGFHGSQSASVLEGLGLLPSAPFRPERFEECWDMLGGIWHTVNGNSSARQEEQPMQELSVTLYRLLLMLRKSEGSTGAATRLQNENVRNDALNKAVSLINEHFTEPLLITNLAAAVGYSVQHFQRLFLQEYGVTPHKYLQNLRLQRAMQMLTEDPERPVQDIALNLGMETNYFIRVFRKAHGVTPGVMRSRLHPGKDQL from the coding sequence ATGCTCCCCTTCTCTCTGATTGAAATGCCGCGTGACCTGAGTGCTTTTCCCCTCTATCCGTATTCTGTCGGCCGTCATATCCAGTATCACCATGTGCGTCCTGCCGGATTCCCGGTGCATCAGATTTTTCTGATCCGCAGCGGCAGCGGGCGGTTCCGTGATCTGGAGGACGGCACCGAAACGGTGCTGCAGCCGGGGATGGCCTATGCATTTCCGCCCGACCGCGGACATGAATATTATCCGTTATCCCACGAACCGTGGCATGTCGGCTTCATCGGGTTCCACGGCAGCCAGTCTGCCTCCGTTCTGGAGGGTCTCGGCCTGCTGCCTTCGGCCCCGTTCCGCCCCGAGCGGTTCGAGGAATGCTGGGACATGCTTGGCGGGATCTGGCACACGGTGAACGGGAACAGCTCGGCGCGTCAGGAGGAACAGCCGATGCAGGAGTTATCGGTGACGCTGTACCGGCTGCTGCTGATGCTGCGCAAAAGTGAAGGCTCCACAGGTGCAGCGACCCGGCTGCAGAACGAAAACGTCCGCAACGATGCACTGAACAAAGCAGTCAGCCTGATCAACGAGCATTTCACCGAGCCGCTGCTGATCACCAATCTGGCGGCGGCTGTCGGTTATTCCGTCCAGCATTTCCAGCGTCTGTTCCTGCAGGAATACGGCGTCACTCCGCATAAATATCTGCAGAACCTGCGGCTGCAGCGCGCCATGCAGATGCTGACCGAGGACCCGGAGCGTCCCGTGCAGGATATCGCCCTCAACCTCGGCATGGAGACCAATTACTTCATCCGGGTCTTCCGGAAGGCCCATGGAGTGACTCCCGGGGTGATGCGCAGCAGGCTGCATCCGGGCAAGGATCAACTTTGA
- a CDS encoding ABC transporter ATP-binding protein — protein MTSTMTWKRLFQYTREYRKITYGAIFCAILSVVASLIGPLLIGRAIDHMIGPDRVEFPEILRLLLILGSVYLVGSFFGWLLTYYTNKLAFRTVYDLRRELFDKLDALPLKFHDNHPQGDSISRFVNDMDAVSDGLLQGFSTLLTGIVTIAGAIGLMLYISPIMTLVVLLSAPATFFVARFITMRSQQLFREQAKILGGLNGYVEEIVGGQKVVQAYHYEDRSFAGFAERNNELYKTGTKSQFYGSLSNPTTRLVNNITFSLIAMIGSVLVIGDLFSVGDLSSFLIYSSLFAKPFNEITGVITQLQSATASAQRIFTILDLPQEAPDQPDAYVMENSRGTITFDKVSFAYTPERPLIKDFSLEVKPGTRVAIVGQTGAGKTTLVNLLMRFYEVDSGTIRIDGVDITSITRDSLRRNFGMVLQETWLYGASIRDNIAYGKPEASEAEVIAAAKAANAHSFIKRLPEGYDTKISTSGDNLSQGQKQLLTIARVMLVDPPMLILDEATSSIDTLTEARIQKAFLAMITGRTSFVIAHRLSTIREADLILFMKDGDIVESGTHDELLESGGYYARLYNSQFTAV, from the coding sequence ATGACCAGTACAATGACCTGGAAACGTTTGTTTCAATATACCCGTGAGTACCGGAAAATAACGTATGGAGCTATCTTCTGCGCCATCCTGAGCGTGGTTGCCAGCCTGATCGGGCCGCTCCTGATTGGCCGTGCCATTGACCACATGATCGGGCCGGACCGGGTGGAGTTCCCGGAGATTCTGCGCCTGCTGCTGATTCTGGGCAGTGTGTATCTGGTCGGCAGCTTCTTCGGCTGGCTGCTCACTTATTATACGAATAAGCTGGCGTTCCGCACGGTCTATGACCTGCGCCGCGAGCTGTTTGACAAGCTGGACGCCCTGCCCCTGAAATTCCATGATAACCATCCCCAGGGCGACAGCATCAGCCGGTTCGTGAATGACATGGATGCCGTCTCTGACGGTCTGCTCCAGGGCTTCTCCACGCTCCTGACTGGGATCGTAACCATTGCCGGAGCTATAGGGCTGATGCTCTATATCAGCCCTATAATGACACTGGTGGTGCTGCTGTCTGCTCCGGCAACCTTCTTCGTTGCCCGCTTCATTACGATGCGCTCCCAGCAGCTGTTCCGTGAGCAGGCCAAGATTCTCGGGGGGCTGAACGGCTATGTCGAGGAAATCGTCGGCGGGCAGAAGGTGGTGCAGGCTTATCATTACGAGGACCGTTCCTTTGCAGGTTTTGCGGAGCGTAATAATGAGCTGTACAAGACAGGGACGAAATCGCAGTTCTATGGCTCGCTCTCGAACCCGACCACGCGGCTGGTCAATAATATCACCTTCTCGCTGATTGCGATGATCGGGAGTGTGCTTGTTATCGGAGACCTGTTCTCCGTAGGGGATCTTTCCAGCTTCCTGATCTACTCCAGTCTGTTCGCGAAGCCGTTCAATGAGATAACCGGTGTGATCACACAGCTGCAGTCAGCCACTGCTTCGGCACAGCGGATCTTCACCATTCTGGATCTCCCGCAGGAAGCCCCGGATCAGCCGGATGCCTATGTGATGGAGAACAGCCGGGGAACAATCACCTTCGATAAGGTAAGCTTCGCCTATACACCAGAGCGTCCGCTAATCAAGGACTTCAGTCTGGAGGTGAAGCCGGGCACACGCGTGGCGATCGTCGGCCAGACCGGGGCGGGCAAGACCACTCTGGTTAACCTTCTGATGCGTTTCTATGAGGTTGACAGCGGAACGATTCGAATTGACGGAGTAGATATTACCTCCATCACCCGTGACAGTCTGCGGCGCAATTTCGGAATGGTGCTTCAGGAGACCTGGCTGTACGGGGCTTCCATCCGCGACAATATTGCTTATGGCAAGCCGGAGGCTTCCGAAGCGGAGGTGATTGCGGCTGCTAAGGCTGCGAATGCGCACAGCTTCATCAAGCGCCTGCCTGAAGGCTATGACACCAAGATCAGCACCTCGGGAGATAATCTCTCCCAGGGCCAGAAGCAGCTGCTCACCATTGCCCGCGTCATGCTGGTTGATCCGCCGATGCTCATTCTGGACGAGGCGACCAGCAGCATTGATACGCTGACAGAGGCGCGGATACAGAAGGCCTTCCTGGCAATGATCACCGGCCGGACCAGCTTCGTGATTGCCCACCGGCTGTCCACGATCCGCGAGGCGGATCTCATCCTGTTCATGAAGGATGGGGATATCGTGGAGAGCGGAACGCATGATGAGCTGCTGGAGAGCGGAGGCTACTACGCCCGCTTATACAATAGCCAGTTTACGGCGGTGTAG
- a CDS encoding ABC transporter ATP-binding protein: protein MRKIAVFLKPYKKEVTIGPIFKLLEAILELLLPTIVALIINNGIAKQDSSYVYKMGSLMVVMAILGFGCSLVCQYYAARASQGFGTSLRNKMFKHISSLSYAELDVIGTPSLINRITNDVNQLQVAVAMLIRLVIRAPFICIGAIIMAMFLDFRLSLILIAATPVFGVILYFIITRSSPMYRKYQAKLDRLALVLSENLSGIRVIRAFAESRREKQRFNEASEDLTQTAIRVGRISAWLGPMTTLVVNAAIIAILWVGGIHIEAGSLSQGEIIAFINYVTQILLALIVVSNLVILFTKASSSASRINEVLSMTASVAEVPALAPAAKPDGAAPVISFRNVSFGYNTTGELALENISVDILKGQTVGLIGSTGSGKSTFVNLIPRFYDAVEGEIRVEGVNVRDYRLEQLRSRIGIVPQKAVLFTGTIAENIRWGKASATRDEIMAAAEVAQAEEFITRLPEGLDTLVVRGGHNLSGGQKQRLTIARAVVGRPPILILDDSSSALDFATDAALRRALSKNSTDMTVLLVSQRVSTVRQAGQIIVFEEGRIAGIGTHEELLESCAVYQEICMSQLSSEEALQ, encoded by the coding sequence GTGCGCAAAATTGCAGTTTTCTTAAAACCGTACAAAAAAGAAGTGACGATAGGGCCGATTTTCAAGCTGCTGGAGGCGATTCTTGAGCTGCTCTTGCCGACCATTGTTGCCCTGATCATCAACAACGGAATTGCCAAGCAGGATAGCAGCTACGTCTACAAGATGGGCTCCCTGATGGTGGTAATGGCCATCCTGGGCTTCGGCTGCTCTCTGGTATGTCAATATTATGCGGCGCGGGCTTCGCAGGGGTTCGGGACCTCGCTGCGCAACAAAATGTTCAAGCATATCTCTTCGCTGTCGTATGCGGAGCTGGATGTTATCGGCACACCTTCGCTGATTAATCGGATCACTAACGATGTTAACCAGCTGCAGGTGGCAGTAGCCATGCTGATCCGGCTGGTCATCCGTGCGCCGTTCATCTGTATCGGTGCTATTATTATGGCGATGTTCCTGGATTTCCGTCTATCACTGATCCTGATTGCAGCGACGCCGGTATTTGGAGTGATCCTGTACTTCATCATTACCCGCAGCTCGCCAATGTACCGCAAATATCAGGCGAAGCTGGACCGTCTGGCGCTGGTGCTCAGCGAGAATCTCTCAGGGATCCGGGTGATCCGGGCCTTCGCCGAGAGCCGCCGCGAGAAGCAGCGCTTCAATGAAGCCTCTGAGGATCTGACGCAGACGGCCATCCGTGTCGGACGGATCTCCGCTTGGCTGGGACCGATGACGACACTGGTAGTGAACGCGGCAATTATTGCTATTCTTTGGGTAGGCGGCATTCATATTGAAGCCGGGAGTCTGTCGCAGGGTGAGATTATTGCATTCATTAACTATGTAACCCAGATCCTGCTGGCCCTGATCGTAGTCTCCAATCTGGTCATTCTGTTCACCAAAGCCTCGTCGTCTGCCAGCCGCATCAATGAGGTGCTGTCTATGACAGCTTCGGTTGCTGAAGTGCCTGCTCTTGCACCTGCTGCGAAGCCGGACGGTGCAGCGCCGGTGATTTCCTTCCGCAATGTGTCTTTCGGTTATAACACGACCGGAGAGCTGGCCCTGGAAAATATCTCTGTAGATATCCTTAAAGGGCAGACGGTTGGATTGATTGGAAGTACCGGTTCAGGTAAGAGCACCTTCGTAAATCTGATTCCGCGCTTTTATGACGCTGTAGAAGGGGAGATTAGAGTCGAGGGTGTAAATGTACGGGACTACCGGCTGGAGCAGCTGCGCAGCAGAATCGGCATTGTACCGCAAAAGGCGGTATTGTTCACCGGGACGATTGCCGAGAATATCCGCTGGGGAAAGGCGTCTGCTACCCGGGATGAGATTATGGCCGCAGCAGAGGTTGCCCAGGCTGAGGAATTCATCACCCGGCTGCCTGAAGGGCTGGATACGCTGGTTGTACGCGGCGGGCATAACCTGTCCGGCGGACAAAAGCAGCGGCTGACCATTGCCCGGGCTGTAGTAGGACGTCCGCCGATCCTTATCCTGGATGATTCCTCCAGTGCGCTGGACTTCGCTACGGATGCGGCACTGCGCCGTGCACTAAGCAAGAACAGTACAGATATGACCGTGCTGCTTGTATCCCAGCGGGTAAGCACAGTTAGGCAGGCCGGTCAGATTATCGTCTTCGAGGAAGGCCGGATTGCCGGAATTGGTACGCATGAGGAACTGCTGGAGAGCTGCGCAGTCTATCAGGAAATCTGCATGTCACAGCTTTCAAGCGAGGAGGCACTACAATGA
- a CDS encoding LysR family transcriptional regulator — protein MDIRQLKYFLAIAEEGQITSAARKLRMAQPPLSQQLKLLEEELGVKLVERGPRSIQLTDAGIILRNRAQQILELTDSTAREISDYAKGLKGSLIIGTVSSSGATLLHEPLTAFHKSYSGVTFEIHEGNTFMIIDLLNKGIVEVGIVRTPFNTSNLECLYFHSEPMIAVMTADYDWAPSQNAAQLGELQDKPLIIYRRFEQLIRETCLEHGFEPQIFCMNDDARTTLLWANAGLGIGIVPRSAFELANHSNLIYKEILCETLRTRVAAVWMKDKYLSSMATKFIETFKSL, from the coding sequence ATGGATATTCGCCAATTAAAGTATTTCCTGGCCATTGCCGAGGAAGGACAAATTACATCCGCAGCCAGGAAGCTAAGGATGGCCCAGCCGCCGCTCAGCCAGCAGCTGAAGCTGCTGGAGGAGGAACTGGGGGTCAAGCTGGTGGAGCGCGGACCGCGCAGCATACAGCTGACAGATGCCGGAATCATTCTGCGTAACCGGGCCCAGCAGATCCTGGAGCTGACGGATTCCACCGCCCGGGAGATCAGTGACTATGCCAAAGGGCTGAAGGGCAGCCTTATCATTGGAACGGTCTCTTCTTCAGGTGCTACTCTGCTGCACGAGCCGCTCACAGCATTCCATAAGAGCTATTCGGGTGTAACCTTTGAAATTCACGAAGGCAATACGTTCATGATTATTGACCTGCTGAACAAGGGCATTGTTGAGGTGGGCATTGTCCGCACCCCGTTCAACACCAGTAATCTGGAATGCCTGTATTTCCATTCGGAGCCGATGATCGCGGTGATGACCGCTGATTATGACTGGGCCCCGAGCCAGAATGCTGCCCAGCTGGGAGAGCTGCAGGACAAACCGCTGATTATCTACCGCCGTTTCGAGCAGCTCATCCGCGAGACCTGTCTAGAGCACGGCTTTGAGCCACAGATCTTCTGTATGAACGATGATGCCCGCACCACGCTGCTATGGGCCAATGCGGGACTAGGGATCGGCATTGTGCCGAGGTCGGCGTTTGAGCTGGCTAATCACAGCAACCTGATCTACAAAGAAATCCTTTGCGAGACCCTGCGCACCCGGGTGGCCGCCGTATGGATGAAGGATAAGTATTTGTCGTCCATGGCGACCAAGTTCATCGAGACCTTCAAGTCACTGTGA